One region of Oryza glaberrima chromosome 7, OglaRS2, whole genome shotgun sequence genomic DNA includes:
- the LOC127780423 gene encoding uncharacterized protein LOC127780423: protein MTRAAIILLVLALAAPPLAAAAAAATDAVDDDGGGHRPPIHLCGGVVQGRFARNSSYEANLRHVAATLPAMVANGSSPSNRSSCVGILAGGRPDQISASAFCCNSSAPAYSDCGACVAMAFRYARWLCGYSRRAMVDLGACRVGYHDVERMEREMRAVSAVRHTSSWWKIVSIYDFPMMVVVEVIGMACVLFIFLQEWGDGRRRRAQANRLP, encoded by the exons ATGACTCGCGCCGCGatcatcctcctcgtcctcgccctggccgcgccaccgcttgccgccgccgccgccgcggccaccgacgccgtcgacgacgacggcggcggccaccgcccgcCGATCCACCTGTGCGGCGGGGTTGTGCAGGGGCGGTTCGCTCGCAACAGCTCGTACGAAGCCAACCTGCGGCATGTCGCCGCCACGCTCCCAGCCATGGTGGCGAACGGATCCTCCCCCTCAAATCGCTCCTCCTGCGTCGGCATCCTcgccggcgggcggccggaCCAGATCTCCGCGTCGGCCTTCTGCTGCaactcgtcggcgccggcgtacTCCGACTGCGGCGCCTGCGTCGCCATGGCGTTCCGGTACGCGCGGTGGCTGTGCGGGTACAGCAGGCGCGCCATGGTCGACCTCGGCGCCTGCCGCGTCGGCTACCACGACGTCGAACGCATGGAGCGGGAGATGCGCGCCGTGTCGGCCGTTCGCC atactTCATCTTGGTGGAAAATTGTTTCGATCTATGATTTCCCTATGATGGTGGTGGTTGAAGTGATCGGAATGGCCTGTGTTCTGTTCATTTTCCTCCAGGAATGGGGAGACGGTAGAAGGAGAAGAGCCCAGGCCAATCGGCTGCCATAG